A stretch of DNA from Natrinema halophilum:
GAAATGATTCGCGGATAAAGTTCAATATTGTGTGAAGTCCTTCTCCGAAGGGGATATCGAGTTCGACGTTCGTGTGCAACGCCGTGCAAACCGCAGTTAGATCCGACTCATACACGTTCTATCCGCGAATGGAACGCTCATCTCCGACAGCCAGTGTCGGCCGAACGACGACGTCCCTTTCACCCGCCGACGAGGAGTGTGCAACCAGTTCGTCGTGAGCGTTGGTCGGTCCTCGCGTTGCTCGGATCGGTGAAGACCGACCGATACCGTGGATCAGAGTGAGGTTCGACATCAGTCGGTGACTGAAAGTGTTTCGACCGGCTTTCGACACCACTTCTTTCTCGAGGGTATTTCGAGACATCCGGTGTCTCGTGGCGGAATTCACGGTCTCGATACAGTCAGAGACTTCTCGTGAACCGATCGAACTCACGCCCGAAACGCAGAAAATAGCAGTTATAGATTTTTGGAGAGTTGATTGAGTCCGATGGCGAGGCTCGCGCCGATTACGATTATCACCGCGGCACCGATCATCACCGTCGAGACGACGCTCACCAGGGGATCGAGTATCTCCCGGAGCGAAATATACGCGAGCACGGGGACGGTGCGGGTATCGAATCCCGACAGGAACAACGCCATGATGAATTCCTGGAGACTGATGATAAAGGCGATCAACATCGAGGCGAAAATCCCGTTTCGCACGCCCGGGAGAACTACTTCCCAGAACGCGCGAATTCGCGATGCGCCCAGATCGAGTCCCGCATCGCGGAGACTCCAGTCGAAGCGAGCGAAGACCGACTGCATGATGAAGAATACGAGCGGTGTTGCCCAGAGCGAGTGTGCGAGTATGATCCCGAGATAGCTCTGCTGAATGCCGAGTTTACTGTAGAAGGTAAGCAGCGTAACCGCGGTCACCACCGCCGGTATGAGTAGCGGAAGCAAGACGAGCGGGACGAGGTACGTCGACAATTTCCCTCTGGATCCTTCGACACCCAGCGCTGCGAGCACGCCGAGCGTCGTCGAGAGGAGCATCGTCCCGGTTGAGGTGATGAGGCTATTTTTCATAGCAGTCAGCCATTGATCGCTCTCGAGGAACTTCTGGTACCACTGTAGTGAGATTTCTTTTGGTGGAAACGAGAGATAGCTCGATTCGGTTATCGACGTACTGATTATGATCACCAGCGGGAGAAGCAACATCACTACCAGCGTGATGTACCCGATGCGGAAGGCAGCCGTTTCGATCTGTTCTCGCTTAAACATAGTCCGTTTCACCTCCCCGACTATCGAGGAATCTAAAAAGGACGATGATGCTTACGAGGACGACGAGCAACATTATGAGGGATAGCGCCGCTGCAGCAGGCCAATTAAACTCGCTGAGCATGAGTGATTCCACTTCCAGTGCGAACGTCGTCTGGCGAGCAGTTCCGAGAATCGCCGGTGAGGAATACGCTCCGATACCCCAGGCGAAGGAGATTACGGACGCGACGGCGATTCCGGGCACTATCTCCGGGAGCACCACTTCGTAAAACGACCGGACTCGGTTTGCTCCCAGGTCACGTGCTGCTTCGACGATCTCCCAGTCCATCGTCGAGAGAACGCTGTATATGGCCAGCACCGAGTATGGAACTGTGATATACAGTTGTCCGATAAGAACCCCGAGGAAATTGTTCATAAGTTGGATCGGTTCGGACCGAATACCGGTGCTGATCAGCACTTCATTGATT
This window harbors:
- a CDS encoding ABC transporter permease; its protein translation is MFKREQIETAAFRIGYITLVVMLLLPLVIIISTSITESSYLSFPPKEISLQWYQKFLESDQWLTAMKNSLITSTGTMLLSTTLGVLAALGVEGSRGKLSTYLVPLVLLPLLIPAVVTAVTLLTFYSKLGIQQSYLGIILAHSLWATPLVFFIMQSVFARFDWSLRDAGLDLGASRIRAFWEVVLPGVRNGIFASMLIAFIISLQEFIMALFLSGFDTRTVPVLAYISLREILDPLVSVVSTVMIGAAVIIVIGASLAIGLNQLSKNL
- a CDS encoding ABC transporter permease, producing MSVKSSSGLFTRVGEILKDDSNRSSLLLLPVTVFELVFFVVPMLYLLRISLYEQTSQGAFKEGTWTLSTYADVITSGYIQDLMWFTFKFAIISTAISVAIGVFYAYAIWRAEQKLRMLLLFGVVLPLLTTLVVKLYAGVLLLSPGGAINEVLISTGIRSEPIQLMNNFLGVLIGQLYITVPYSVLAIYSVLSTMDWEIVEAARDLGANRVRSFYEVVLPEIVPGIAVASVISFAWGIGAYSSPAILGTARQTTFALEVESLMLSEFNWPAAAALSLIMLLVVLVSIIVLFRFLDSRGGETDYV